AGCACGCGGCGCTTGGTTGCCACCAGAGAAGCAGCCAGGTTGATGCACGTCGTGGTTTTGCCCACGCCGCCTTTCTGATTGGCGATCGCGAATACCTTGGCCATCTTCTTTCCCCTTAGACCGAGCGACGCAGTATCAACAGATGGCGCTGGCCTTGGCAACCGGGAACCCGTAGCACATGGGTAGCACTGAGACGGAAGTCCGCCGGCAACGCCTGCAGCTCGTCATCCGGATGCACACCCTTCATCGCCAGCCAGTGGGTGTCGGCGTTGCCCAGGTGGCGCGTCCAGTTGCTGAAGTCTTCCAGGCTGCTGAATGCCCGCGAGCTGATGCCGTCGAACGGCTGCAGTGGTCGATACGCTTCGACCCGGCTGTGGACAACCTCAAGGTTGGCGAGTTTCAGCTCAAGCTTCACCTGGACGAGAAAACGGGTCTTCTTGCCATTGGAATCGAGCAGA
The sequence above is drawn from the Pseudomonas sp. Z8(2022) genome and encodes:
- the rsmG gene encoding 16S rRNA (guanine(527)-N(7))-methyltransferase RsmG, whose product is MMSVTQRHAEELLQGARELGIELSAQQQEQLLAYLGLLIKWNKAYNLTAVRDPDEMVSRHLLDSLSVVPFVAEGGDNWLDVGSGGGMPGIPLAIMFPERRFTLLDSNGKKTRFLVQVKLELKLANLEVVHSRVEAYRPLQPFDGISSRAFSSLEDFSNWTRHLGNADTHWLAMKGVHPDDELQALPADFRLSATHVLRVPGCQGQRHLLILRRSV